A single genomic interval of Cucumis sativus cultivar 9930 chromosome 7, Cucumber_9930_V3, whole genome shotgun sequence harbors:
- the LOC101203376 gene encoding phospholipase A-2-activating protein isoform X1, with protein sequence METGHSGYKLRCELTGHEDDVRGICVCGNEGIATSSRDKTVRFWNSDGRKYVESKILLGHTSFVGPLAWISPDEEFPEGGIVSGGMDTLVIVWDLRTGEKVQTLKGHQQQVTGITLDNGDIVSSSVDCTLRRWRNGQVLEFWGAHNAAIQSVIKLPSGVLVTGSSDASLKLWRGKTCLKTLLGHTDTVRSLSVMSDLGVLSASHDGSIRLWALSGETLMEMVGHTSIVYSVDSHASGLIVSGSEDCSAKIWKDGICVQSIEHPGCVWDAKFLENGDIVTACSDGVVRVWTAEQERIADPQELESFASRLSQYKLKRKRVGGLKLEELPGMDALQIPGTSNGQTKVIREGDNGVAYSWNLKDYKWDKIGEVVDGPDDGGRKPVLDGVEYDYVFDVDIGDGEPIRKLPYNLAEDPYTAADKWLLKEDLPLVYRQQVVDFILQNSGKKNFVPDPSFRDPYTGSSAYVPGGPSNVSAESRKPIFKHIPKKGVLVFDVAQFDGILKKIVEFNNALLADSEKKNYALPELEVSRLSAIVKILKDTSHYHSTKFADADVVLLLNLLRSWPRESLFPVIDMLRMIVLHPDGAILLLKFIDSDGILLELIQKVTMAPVIAANLLTSIRLIANLFKNSGYYNWLQKHRSEILDAFSSCYSSANKAVQLSFSTLILNFSVLLIDEKDLDGQGQVLSAALEIAEEENLEADSKFRALVAIGSLMVEGGDDIKRTALDFDVESIAQKAKISKDAKIAEVGADIELLTKER encoded by the exons ATGGAGACGGGCCACAGTGGCTACAAATTGCGGTGCGAGCTCACTGGCCACGAGGACGAC GTTCGTGGAATTTGCGTTTGCGGAAATGAGGGAATTGCCACTTCGTCGAGGGACAAAACTGTGCGGTTTTGGAATTCGGATGGACGGAAGTATGTAGAATCGAAAATCTTGCTGGGACATACGAGTTTTGTGGGTCCTTTGGCTTGGATTTCGCCAGATGAGGAGTTTCCGGAGGGGGGAATTGTGTCTGGTGGAATGGATACACTCGTCATTGTTTGGGACCTGAGGACGGGTGAGAAGGTGCAGACTCTTAAGGGCCATCAACAGCAAGTTACTGGCATTACGTTGGATAATGGTGATATCGTGTCATCCTCTGTTGACTG TACTTTAAGGCGATGGAGAAATGGCCAAGTGTTGGAGTTTTGGGGTGCTCACAATGCTGCAATTCAATCAGTTATAAAGCTTCCATCAGGCGTGCTGGTCACAG GTTCAAGTGATGCAAGTTTGAAGCTTTGGAGAGGGAAAACATGTTTGAAGACACTTTTAGGACATACAG ATACTGTTCGAAGTTTATCAGTGATGTCCGATCTGGGAGTACTGTCTGCATCTCATGATGG TTCCATTAGGTTATGGGCACTAAGTGGTGAAACATTGATGGAGATGGTTGGTCACACTTCCATTGTGTATTCAGTGGATTCACATGCTTCCGGACTCATTGTTAGTGGGAGTGAAGATTGTTCAGCAAAGATATGGAAAG ATGGAATTTGTGTCCAGAGCATTGAGCATCCTGGTTGCGTTTGGGATGCCAAGTTTTTGGAAAATGGAGATATTGTCACAGCTTGTTCAGATGGAGTAGTACGTGTCTGGACTGCAGAACAGGAAAGAATTGCTGATCCCCAAGAATTGGAGTCATTTGCTTCCAGACTGTCTCAGTATAAGTTGAAGAG GAAGAGGGTTGGAGgattgaaattggaagaattaCCCGGGATGGATGCTTTACAAATTCCAG GAACCAGCAATGGACAGACAAAAGTTATCAGAGAGGGAGATAATGGTGTTGCTTATTCATGgaatttaaaagattacaaATGGGATAAG ATTGGTGAAGTTGTTGATGGACCTGACGATGGTGGGAGGAAACCTGTTCTTGATGGAGTTGAATATGATTATG TGTTTGATGTTGACATTGGAGATGGTGAGCCTATTCGCAAACTGCCTTACAATTTAGCAG AGGATCCATATACTGCTGCTGACAAGTGGCTTCTCAAAGAGGATCTTCCTCTTGTCTATCGGCAACAAGTGGTTGACTTCATACTTCAAAATTctggaaaaaagaattttgtcCCTGATCCATCATTTCGAGATCCTTATACTGGCT CTAGTGCTTATGTGCCTGGTGGGCCTTCAAATGTTTCAG CTGAATCACGTAAACCTATTTTCAAGCACATTCCTAAG AAAGGGGTCCTTGTGTTTGATGTTGCTCAGTTTGATGGGATACTAAAAAAGATTGTTGAGTTCAACAATGCACTGCTTGCTGATTCG gaaaagaagaactATGCCCTGCCAGAGCTTGAGGTTTCGAGACTTAGTGCTattgtcaaaattttgaaggatACATCACATTATCATTCTACCAAATTTGCAGATGCTGATGTTGTATTGTTGTTGAATTTGCTCAGATCATGGCCTCGTGAATCTTTGTTTCCAg TTATTGACATGCTACGGATGATTGTTCTGCACCCTGATGGAGCAATACTGCTTTTGAAGTTTATTGATTCTGATG GTATTCTTCTGGAACTGATTCAGAAGGTTACAATGGCTCCAGTGATTGCTGCAAATCTTTTGACAAGCATCCGACTCATAGCTAATCTATTCAAGAATTCTGGGTATTACAACTGGTTGCAGAAACATCGTAGTGag attCTTGATGCATTTTCAAGTTGTTACTCATCTGCTAATAAGGCCGTACAACTATCTTTTTCAACACTAATTCTCAA TTTCTCTGTGTTGTTGATTGATGAAAAGGATCTTGATGGTCAGGGTCAAGTTCTTTCAGCTGCACTTGAG ATTGCAGAAGAGGAAAATCTTGAAGCTGATTCAAAGTTCAGGGCCTTGGTTGCCATTGGATCTCTG ATGGTGGAAGGGGGCGATGATATCAAAAGAACCGCACTGGACTTTGACGTAGAGAGCATTGCCCAAAAAGCAAAGATTTCGAAAGATGCCAAGATTGCTGAAGTTGGAGCTGATATTGAACTGTTGACAAAAGAAAGATGA
- the LOC101203376 gene encoding phospholipase A-2-activating protein isoform X2, protein METGHSGYKLRCELTGHEDDVRGICVCGNEGIATSSRDKTVRFWNSDGRKYVESKILLGHTSFVGPLAWISPDEEFPEGGIVSGGMDTLVIVWDLRTGEKVQTLKGHQQQVTGITLDNGDIVSSSVDCTLRRWRNGQVLEFWGAHNAAIQSVIKLPSGVLVTGSSDASLKLWRGKTCLKTLLGHTDTVRSLSVMSDLGVLSASHDGSIRLWALSGETLMEMVGHTSIVYSVDSHASGLIVSGSEDCSAKIWKDGICVQSIEHPGCVWDAKFLENGDIVTACSDGVVRVWTAEQERIADPQELESFASRLSQYKLKRKRVGGLKLEELPGMDALQIPGTSNGQTKVIREGDNGVAYSWNLKDYKWDKIGEVVDGPDDGGRKPVLDGVEYDYVFDVDIGDGEPIRKLPYNLAEDPYTAADKWLLKEDLPLVYRQQVVDFILQNSGKKNFVPDPSFRDPYTGSSAYVPGGPSNVSAESRKPIFKHIPKKGVLVFDVAQFDGILKKIVEFNNALLADSEKKNYALPELEVSRLSAIVKILKDTSHYHSTKFADADVVLLLNLLRSWPRESLFPVIDMLRMIVLHPDGAILLLKFIDSDGILLELIQKVTMAPVIAANLLTSIRLIANLFKNSGYYNWLQKHRSEILDAFSSCYSSANKAVQLSFSTLILKILMVRVKFFQLHLRLQKRKILKLIQSSGPWLPLDL, encoded by the exons ATGGAGACGGGCCACAGTGGCTACAAATTGCGGTGCGAGCTCACTGGCCACGAGGACGAC GTTCGTGGAATTTGCGTTTGCGGAAATGAGGGAATTGCCACTTCGTCGAGGGACAAAACTGTGCGGTTTTGGAATTCGGATGGACGGAAGTATGTAGAATCGAAAATCTTGCTGGGACATACGAGTTTTGTGGGTCCTTTGGCTTGGATTTCGCCAGATGAGGAGTTTCCGGAGGGGGGAATTGTGTCTGGTGGAATGGATACACTCGTCATTGTTTGGGACCTGAGGACGGGTGAGAAGGTGCAGACTCTTAAGGGCCATCAACAGCAAGTTACTGGCATTACGTTGGATAATGGTGATATCGTGTCATCCTCTGTTGACTG TACTTTAAGGCGATGGAGAAATGGCCAAGTGTTGGAGTTTTGGGGTGCTCACAATGCTGCAATTCAATCAGTTATAAAGCTTCCATCAGGCGTGCTGGTCACAG GTTCAAGTGATGCAAGTTTGAAGCTTTGGAGAGGGAAAACATGTTTGAAGACACTTTTAGGACATACAG ATACTGTTCGAAGTTTATCAGTGATGTCCGATCTGGGAGTACTGTCTGCATCTCATGATGG TTCCATTAGGTTATGGGCACTAAGTGGTGAAACATTGATGGAGATGGTTGGTCACACTTCCATTGTGTATTCAGTGGATTCACATGCTTCCGGACTCATTGTTAGTGGGAGTGAAGATTGTTCAGCAAAGATATGGAAAG ATGGAATTTGTGTCCAGAGCATTGAGCATCCTGGTTGCGTTTGGGATGCCAAGTTTTTGGAAAATGGAGATATTGTCACAGCTTGTTCAGATGGAGTAGTACGTGTCTGGACTGCAGAACAGGAAAGAATTGCTGATCCCCAAGAATTGGAGTCATTTGCTTCCAGACTGTCTCAGTATAAGTTGAAGAG GAAGAGGGTTGGAGgattgaaattggaagaattaCCCGGGATGGATGCTTTACAAATTCCAG GAACCAGCAATGGACAGACAAAAGTTATCAGAGAGGGAGATAATGGTGTTGCTTATTCATGgaatttaaaagattacaaATGGGATAAG ATTGGTGAAGTTGTTGATGGACCTGACGATGGTGGGAGGAAACCTGTTCTTGATGGAGTTGAATATGATTATG TGTTTGATGTTGACATTGGAGATGGTGAGCCTATTCGCAAACTGCCTTACAATTTAGCAG AGGATCCATATACTGCTGCTGACAAGTGGCTTCTCAAAGAGGATCTTCCTCTTGTCTATCGGCAACAAGTGGTTGACTTCATACTTCAAAATTctggaaaaaagaattttgtcCCTGATCCATCATTTCGAGATCCTTATACTGGCT CTAGTGCTTATGTGCCTGGTGGGCCTTCAAATGTTTCAG CTGAATCACGTAAACCTATTTTCAAGCACATTCCTAAG AAAGGGGTCCTTGTGTTTGATGTTGCTCAGTTTGATGGGATACTAAAAAAGATTGTTGAGTTCAACAATGCACTGCTTGCTGATTCG gaaaagaagaactATGCCCTGCCAGAGCTTGAGGTTTCGAGACTTAGTGCTattgtcaaaattttgaaggatACATCACATTATCATTCTACCAAATTTGCAGATGCTGATGTTGTATTGTTGTTGAATTTGCTCAGATCATGGCCTCGTGAATCTTTGTTTCCAg TTATTGACATGCTACGGATGATTGTTCTGCACCCTGATGGAGCAATACTGCTTTTGAAGTTTATTGATTCTGATG GTATTCTTCTGGAACTGATTCAGAAGGTTACAATGGCTCCAGTGATTGCTGCAAATCTTTTGACAAGCATCCGACTCATAGCTAATCTATTCAAGAATTCTGGGTATTACAACTGGTTGCAGAAACATCGTAGTGag attCTTGATGCATTTTCAAGTTGTTACTCATCTGCTAATAAGGCCGTACAACTATCTTTTTCAACACTAATTCTCAA GATCTTGATGGTCAGGGTCAAGTTCTTTCAGCTGCACTTGAG ATTGCAGAAGAGGAAAATCTTGAAGCTGATTCAAAGTTCAGGGCCTTGGTTGCCATTGGATCTCTG A
- the LOC101203623 gene encoding transcription termination factor MTEF1, chloroplastic — protein MAVGPPVLSHSFLALYSFSHFTTPTPTTRSRHPHLHPPSINFRTSHHQNIRYLKSLNVIDPQTRFHSPDAVHQILTTVHFLKSKGFSDSDFPRLAFLCPNLFTSNFDTTDIAPVFQFLATDISASLQESRGLILRCPKILFSDVELCLKPTHRFLKQLGIENLKSPSNLNSHLLNTRVEKLRSKIRFFQEIGFSHEEASKVCGRMPAMFGYSVKENLKPKYEYFVKEMERDLEELKGFPQYFGFSLEGRIMPRHLHLKQRGLHIPLNSMLLWSHNRFYSKWK, from the coding sequence ATGGCGGTCGGACCTCCGGTTCTCTCCCACTCATTCCTCGCCCTCTATTCTTTCTCTCACTTCACCACTCCCACTCCGACTACCAGATCTCGCCATCCTCATCTTCATCCTCCATCCATCAACTTCCGCACTTCACATCACCAAAACATCCGTTACCTCAAATCCCTGAACGTCATCGATCCCCAAACCAGGTTTCACTCTCCCGACGCCGTCCACCAAATCCTTACCACCGTCCATTTCCTCAAATCCAAGGGCTTCTCCGACTCCGATTTCCCCAGACTCGCCTTCCTCTGCCCTAACCTCTTCACTTCAAACTTCGATACCACCGACATTGCCCCCGTTTTCCAATTCCTCGCCACTGATATATCCGCTTCCCTTCAAGAATCGCGCGGATTGATCCTCCGATGCCCTAAGATTCTCTTCTCCGACGTCGAATTGTGTCTCAAGCCGACGCACAGGTTTTTGAAGCAGTTAGGGATCGAGAATCTGAAATCGCCGAGTAATTTGAATTCGCATCTTCTGAACACTCGGGTGGAGAAGCTAAGAAGCAAAATCAGATTCTTCCAGGAGATCGGATTCTCGCACGAGGAGGCGTCAAAGGTTTGTGGGAGAATGCCGGCGATGTTCGGGTACAGTGTGAAGGAGAATTTGAAGCCTAAGTACGAGTATTTCGTGAAGGAGATGGAGAGGGATTTGGAGGAATTGAAAGGGTTTCCTCAGTATTTCGGGTTTAGTTTGGAAGGAAGAATTATGCCTAGACATTTGCATTTGAAACAAAGGGGCCTTCATATTCCTCTCAATAGTATGTTGTTGTGGAGTCACAATAGGTTTTACTCTAAATGGAAATGA